Proteins from a genomic interval of Lolium perenne isolate Kyuss_39 chromosome 1, Kyuss_2.0, whole genome shotgun sequence:
- the LOC127325601 gene encoding putative pentatricopeptide repeat-containing protein At3g25970 yields the protein MLRSLPLLLLHSALSSKPTPSRLLSSAAVATTTGRTVARRGGANGTVSAVLEIVGPIELLFPSSEARLYVRLLRRCALDALAAGAAGAVHGHVLKRGFAPDTLVSNVLMDTYAKGGSLAACRRLFDEMPHRDVASWCTVISAHATRGLWVEAIGMFKGLLSSEVKPNRFVISSVLNACARSGVLELGLVVHGLVIKSGLGVDRFVEVGFVDMYAKCGNVGCSLRFFSEIPVKSSVAWNAMISGFVQNGCVVEAAELCRDMHRVGIAMDVVSLRLAASVAATLEMFELCRNIHVHALKVGLGRDCFVVSELVKSAGRVGDTQYIGGLVAAVRRREASLYALAVAGYHSNGCQEEAVKLAKHLLSSGLSLREGDVVTVLDVCHIEEEVQQVHAYALKSGSFSYINVRNALISVYSELGSLVHAEAIFRTAHSRDVVSWAAIMAGCAKNLQFEKAFGYFGGLRNSGAPLDQHCIATITNICTGLQDIDKGQQIHTLALKVGILAVDFISASLVNMYAKCYHMDCAAELFSHTLFPRNLVVTNAMLTGYCWNFLPEKALLLFCSEYHSGLRPDHFTCSTVLRACADIGAKEAGEQIHGYLIKTGSEYMDVIVGNAIIDLYVKCGHIASACRFFHSMRSWSINSYAMLMLGYIQNRCSDEALQLFSKMQHSGLRANRVTFARILRGCADLCAINLGRQLHASIIKMGLISDVYVANALVGMYKRSDSLMEPIRDSREISAGNGLELNIADNCYSEQRDGNHNLEEIGLFTLEEEKDHETSAHARKISIGGASQFYETPVPIHMLGHELRINTISGNGRNDKCSKSKVFPGTGYQGNRGGSLKLFNLLQADITGPDQFVLVVFIDNSLLKIKDTRFVNLELMRRSGVAPALGFPP from the coding sequence ATGTTACGGTCTCTCCCTCTGCTACTCCTCCACTCCGCGCTCTCCTCCAAGCCGACCCCATCTAGGCTGCTCTCTTCCGCCGCCGTCGCCACCACCACCGGGCGCACCGTTGCACGACGCGGCGGCGCGAATGGGACCGTCTCAGCCGTGCTGGAGATCGTGGGACCCATCGAGCTCCTCTTCCCGTCCTCCGAGGCGCGCCTCTACGTGCGCCTGCTGCGGCGCTGCGCGCTCGACGCGCTCGCCGCTGGCGCAGCCGGCGCCGTCCACGGGCACGTCCTCAAGCGCGGCTTCGCCCCCGACACGCTCGTCTCCAACGTCCTCATGGACACCTACGCCAAGGGCGGCTCCCTGGCGGCCTGCCGCCgcctgttcgacgaaatgccgcACAGGGACGTCGCGTCCTGGTGCACCGTCATCTCCGCGCACGCCACCCGGGGCCTCTGGGTCGAGGCCATTGGTATGTTCAAGGGGCTGCTGTCCTCCGAGGTGAAGCCAAACCGGTTCGTCATATCGTCCGTGCTCAACGCATGCGCCAGGTCCGGTGTCCTGGAGCTGGGGCTCGTGGTGCATGGGCTGGTGATCAAGTCAGGTCTAGGTGTTGATAGGTTCGTGGAGGTTGGATTCGTCGATATGTACGCCAAATGTGGCAATGTGGGATGTTCTCTTAGGTTCTTCAGTGAAATCCCGGTGAAGAGCTCGGTTGCTTGGAATGCAATGATTTCAGGTTTTGTTCAGAATGGCTGTGTTGTGGAGGCTGCGGAGCTCTGCAGGGATATGCATAGAGTTGGGATCGCAATGGACGTGGTGTCGCTGAGGTTAGCTGCTTCGGTCGCTGCTACTCTGGAAATGTTTGAGCTCTGTAGGAACATTCATGTTCATGCACTTAAAGTGGGGCTGGGAAGAGATTGTTTTGTTGTGTCTGAGCTGGTCAAGTCGGCCGGGAGGGTAGGTGATACTCAGTACATTGGAGGGCTTGTTGCTGCAGTTAGAAGGCGTGAGGCGTCTTTGTATGCTTTGGCTGTAGCAGGCTATCACTCAAACGGTTGTCAGGAGGAAGCAGTGAAACTTGCAAAACATCTTCTTTCTTCAGGTCTCAGTTTAAGGGAAGGAGATGTGGTCACTGTGTTAGATGTCTGTCATATCGAAGAGGAAGTTCAACAGGTGCATGCTTATGCACTGAAATCTGGAAGCTTCTCGTATATAAATGTACGTAATGCTCTTATATCGGTGTACTCTGAACTTGGATCGCTGGTGCACGCTGAAGCAATCTTCAGAACCGCACACTCGCGAGATGTTGTATCGTGGGCTGCAATCATGGCAGGCTGTGCCAAGAACCTCCAATTTGAAAAGGCATTTGGTTATTTCGGAGGGTTAAGAAACTCTGGAGCACCATTAGATCAGCACTGTATTGCTACTATCACAAATATATGCACCGGACTTCAAGACATTGATAAGGGACAGCAGATTCACACTCTAGCTCTTAAAGTTGGCATATTGGCTGTTGACTTCATTAGCGCATCCCTAGTAAACATGTATGCAAAATGCTATCACATGGACTGTGCTGCTGAATTATTCTCCCACACATTGTTTCCGAGAAATCTTGTTGTAACTAATGCGATGCTGACCGGGTATTGCTGGAATTTCCTGCCAGAGAAAGCTCTTCTGCTCTTTTGCAGCGAATATCATTCTGGTTTGCGTCCTGATCATTTCACTTGCTCAACTGTTCTACGTGCATGTGCCGATATTGGTGCAAAGGAGGCTGGTGAACAGATTCATGGCTATCTTATAAAGACTGGTTCTGAATACATGGATGTGATTGTTGGAAATGCTATCATAGACCTTTATGTGAAGTGTGGACACATTGCCAGTGCTTGCAGATTTTTCCATAGCATGCGAAGTTGGAGCATTAATTCATATGCAATGTTAATGTTGGGTTATATTCAGAACAGATGCAGTGATGAAGCTCTTCAACTTTTCTCGAAAATGCAGCACAGTGGCTTGCGCGCAAACCGTGTTACCTTTGCAAGAATTTTACGGGGATGTGCTGACCTATGTGCCATTAATTTGGGAAGACAGCTGCACGCTTCCATTATAAAAATGGGTTTGATTTCTGATGTATATGTTGCAAATGCACTTGTCGGAATGTACAAAAGATCTGACAGTTTGATGGAACCAATAAGAGACTCGAGAGAAATTTCGGCTGGAAATGGTTTGGAGCTGAATATTGCAGATAACTGCTATTCAGAACAAAGGGATGGAAATCACAATCTTGAAGAAATTGGACTGTTTACATTGGAAGAAGAGAAAGATCATGAAACTTCTGCTCATGCGCGGAAGATTTCCATTGGTGGTGCTTCTCAATTCTATGAAACTCCAGTTCCCATCCATATGCTTGGACATGAACTTAGGATCAACACTATTTCAGGGAATGGGAGGAATGATAAGTGCAGTAAAAGCAAGGTTTTCCCTGGTACAGGATATCAAGGAAACAGAGGTGGATCCCTTAAGCTGTTTAACTTGTTACAGGCGGACATCACTGGACCTGACCAATTCGTCCTAGTTGTCTTCATTGACAATAGCCTTCTAAAGATAAAGGATACAAGATTTGTTAATCTGGAACTTATGAGAAGATCTGGTGTGGCACCTGCACTTGGCTTTCCTCCTTGA
- the LOC127325602 gene encoding alpha-1,3-arabinosyltransferase XAT2: MKAVERAKLVRSLRQESRRLRLLVLVIGFFLVTLTFVVVSKPDALLFNLNGRLSVDQAPRSLLIRQTVDDVRGQGSAAQDPKVVDDDDQGTGEEDDEKRVLTSDPEQAKTEEETTTSQLLGSGAKGEKKGKDEGHQHGHHKMTLPTVSNYTIRDTDDSDNAKQQDSKHEAETEFGAVADKTDANGRSRQQALNNAGWERKPLCDFSNFRANVCEMRGNIKIHPNASSVMYMEPASSKRNEQWKIKPYPRKGDELCLGKLRELTVKSSKVAPECTKYHNVPAVVFALTGYTGNLFHDFTDVLVPLFTTASEFNGEVQFLITDMAVWWTNKYHVVFEKLSKYPLIDFNKDGDVHCFKHAIVGLHAYMEFTIDPTKAPHNYSMVDFNRFMRRTYSLPRDTVSALGEIPKSKPRLLIISRMRTRMFLNLPEIIKMAEELGFEVVVEEANVSSDLSHFSKVVNSVDVMMGVHGAGLTNCVFLPDKATLIQIVPWGGIEGVCRIDFGNPSEQMGLRYKQYSIAVHESSLTDQYPLDHEIFKNPLAFHKGFEFIRQTFMDKQNVRLDCNRFRPVLLETLDQLNQ, from the exons ATGAAGGCCGTGGAGCGCGCGAAGCTGGTGCGGAGCCTGCGGCAGGAGTCGCGGCGGCTGCGCCTGCTCGTCCTCGTCatcggcttcttcctcgtcaccctCACCTTCGTCGTCGTCTCCAAGCCCGACGCCCTGCTCTTCAACC TGAACGGGCGGCTGTCGGTGGACCAGGCGCCGCGCTCGCTCCTGATCCGCCAGACCGTCGACGACGTCCGGGGCCAGGGATCCGCCGCGCAGGACCCCAAGGTGGTGGACGACGACGACCAAG GGACGGGTGAAGAAGATGACGAGAAGAGGGTGCTCACCAGCGACCCCGAACAGGCCAAAACCGAGGAAGAAACCACCACATCTCAGCTGTTAG GTAGTGGAGCTAAAGGGGAGAAGAAAGGCAAGGATGAGGGGCACCAGCATGGGCATCACAAGATGACCCTGCCAACCGTTTCTAACTACACCATCCGTGATACCGACGACAGCGACAATGCCAAGCAACAAG ATAGCAAACATGAAGCGGAAACTGAGTTTGGAGCGGTTGCCGACAAAACTGACGCCAACGGTAGATCTCGGCAACAAG CTTTGAATAATGCGGGGTGGGAGAGGAAACCACTTTGTGATTTCTCAAACTTCAGGGCTAATGTCTGCGAGATGCGGGGCAATATTAAGATCCACCCGAACGCAAGCTCGGTGATGTACATGGAACCTGCCAGCTCAAAGAGAAATGAGCAATGGAAAATTAAGCCCTACCCTCGTAAAGGTGATGAACTCTGCCTCGGCAAGCTTAGAGAGCTGACGGTGAAATCAAGCAAAGTGGCACCTGAGTGTACCAAGTACCACAATGTGCCTGCTGTGGTCTTTGCTCTGACTGGATACACCGGAAATCTGTTCCACGACTTCACCGACGTGCTTGTCCCCCTCTTCACGACCGCAAGCGAGTTCAATGGTGAGGTTCAGTTCCTAATCACAGATATGGCTGTTTGGTGGACAAACAAGTACCATGTGGTGTTCGAGAAGCTGTCTAAGTACCCTCTGATTGATTTCAACAAAGATGGCGATGTGCATTGCTTCAAGCATGCCATTGTTGGTCTTCATGCTTACATGGAGTTCACGATTGACCCCACGAAGGCTCCTCACAATTACTCCATGGTGGATTTTAACAGATTCATGCGCAGGACGTATTCATTGCCTAGGGATACCGTGTCTGCACTTGGTGAGATCCCCAAGTCCAAACCGAGATTGCTTATCATCTCAAGGATGAGAACAAGAATGTTCCTCAATCTCCCTGAGATCATCAAAATGGCTGAGGAATTGGGTTTTGAGGTTGTGGTTGAAGAAGCCAATGTGAGCTCTGACCTCTCCCATTTCTCCAAGGTAGTCAACTCCGTCGACGTGATGATGGGTGTCCACGGTGCCGGGCTCACAAACTGTGTGTTCTTACCGGATAAGGCCACGTTAATTCAGATTGTGCCATGGGGTGGCATAGAAGGTGTGTGCCGGATTGATTTCGGCAACCCGTCGGAGCAAATGGGCCTGAGGTACAAGCAGTACAGCATCGCCGTGCATGAGAGCAGCCTCACCGATCAATACCCACTGGATCATGAGATCTTCAAGAACCCGCTTGCTTTCCACAAGGGATTCGAGTTCATCAGGCAGACCTTTATGGATAAGCAGAACGTCAGGCTCGACTGCAACCGGTTCAGGCCTGTACTGCTGGAGACACTTGACCAACTAAACCAATAG